The genomic stretch CAAAATTTCAACTGGAAAAAAATCCTGAGTTCACGATAAATATACCATATGGCAATTTTGACAAAAAGATCTTAGGGGTTTGCGGGACAAAATCCGGTTATTCCACTGATAAAATCAAAGAACTTAACCTTACGCTTGAAACACCCAATACCATTTCTGTTCCTGGTATTAAGGAACTTCCTTTAACGCTTGAGTGCAGGGTTGTATATAAGCAAAAGCAAGATGAGCACGAAATTACCGAAGAATACAGAAACGCATTTTACCCGCAGGATGTAGACAGTTCATTCCATGGCGCAAACAGAGATTTTCATACCGCTTATTACGGAGAGATTCTAAGTGCATATATTATCGAATAATATCAATATCAGGCCTGTTTTTGTGCGTATGGGGACAATATTATATAGCTATCAGGCATGACTAAAA from Lacrimispora sphenoides JCM 1415 encodes the following:
- a CDS encoding flavin reductase family protein translates to MKKEIEVFDYTNEIMKALKTGVLLTTKTEDKVNSMTISWGTLGIEWSKPIFTVFVRENRFTKFQLEKNPEFTINIPYGNFDKKILGVCGTKSGYSTDKIKELNLTLETPNTISVPGIKELPLTLECRVVYKQKQDEHEITEEYRNAFYPQDVDSSFHGANRDFHTAYYGEILSAYIIE